One part of the Gossypium raimondii isolate GPD5lz chromosome 1, ASM2569854v1, whole genome shotgun sequence genome encodes these proteins:
- the LOC105785480 gene encoding trihelix transcription factor PTL, producing the protein MEMEDHRHHQYAIPDLRQLLNGKPINFQAIPQDTELFSPGHHRNLPPSQQPHHPFDVMQVVGRHEFPSDSTGNTNGTPMAAVATVTSASTLSPSCGFDGEATAFGGDGGNGRWPRQETLTLLEIRSHLDPKFKEANQKGPLWDEVSRVMFEEHGYQRSGKKCREKFENLYKYYKKTKEGKAGRQDGKHYRFFRQLEALYGDTSNNNGVLGQETPLIGNSFQFHGAQNSINTQANQEIYHSQKLCSDSLSLSSSSKFDTCSSDNNDLSTAKLKKKRGCRSWKAKIKEFIDSQIGKLMERQEAWLVKLTKTLEEKEQERLLREEQWRKEAAIRIDREHKFWAKERAWIEARDAALMEALQNLAGKQLKAASSNGENHNENGNGTINHTVKADGWQEAEVSRLLQLRTAMETKFQQVGYSEEVVLWEEIAAKMGCLGFERSGLMCKDKWDTIGGAYTLMKTKESNKKRKENSRGFDYYQPNETIFTQGPETLRLQPNDGSSHAVSDSCFRFFMADGDNNLWENYGLKLSN; encoded by the exons ATGGAAATGGAGGATCATCGTCACCATCAATATGCCATACCCGATCTTAGGCAACTACTCAACGGAAAACCCATCAATTTCCAAGCAATTCCACAGGATACTGAGTTATTCTCCCCCGGCCACCACCGGAATCTGCCGCCATCGCAGCAACCCCACCACCCCTTCGATGTGATGCAAGTGGTGGGTAGACATGAGTTCCCTTCTGATTCTACTGGTAATACTAATGGCACTCCCATGGCTGCTGTTGCCACTGTCACTAGTGCTTCCACACTTAGTCCCAGCTGTGGGTTCGACGGTGAAGCCACTGCTTTTGGAGGTGACGGAGGAAATGGAAGGTGGCCGAGACAAGAGACTTTAACACTTCTTGAGATCAGATCTCATCTCGACCCCAAGTTCAAAGAAGCTAATCAAAAGGGTCCTTTGTGGGATGAAGTTTCCAg AGTCATGTTTGAGGAACATGGGTACCAAAGGAGTGGGAAAAAATGCAGGGAAAAATTCgaaaacttgtataaatattataaaaagacAAAGGAAGGCAAGGCTGGGAGACAGGATGGTAAACACTATCGATTCTTTCGTCAACTTGAAGCTTTATATGGGGATACTAGCAACAACAATGGAGTTTTAGGCCAAGAAACTCCCCTAATTGGCAACAGTTTTCAGTTTCATGGTGCCCAAAATAGCATCAATACTCAAGCAAATCAAGAGATCTATCACTCGCAAAAGCTTTGCAGTGATAGTCTTAGTCTCTCAAGTTCCTCAAAATTCGACACTTGTTCCTCAGATAACAATGATTTAAGCACTGCAAagctgaaaaagaaaaggggttGCAGAAGCTGGAAAGCCAAGATAAAAGAGTTCATCGACTCGCAAATCGGGAAGCTAATGGAGAGGCAAGAGGCATGGCTTGTGAAACTGACCAAGACGCTCGAGGAAAAGGAGCAAGAGAGGCTTTTAAGGGAAGAACAATGGAGGAAAGAGGCAGCAATAAGAATAGATAGAGAGCATAAGTTTTGGGCTAAGGAGAGAGCATGGATTGAAGCTCGTGATGCTGCTTTAATGGAGGCATTACAGAACCTGGCTGGCAAACAGTTAAAGGCGGCATCATCTAACGGTGAAAACCATAATGAAAATGGGAATGGAACAATTAACCACACTGTTAAGGCTGATGGGTGGCAAGAAGCTGAGGTTTCTAGGCTCTTACAGCTGAGAACCGCCATGGAAACAAAGTTCCAACAAGTAGGGTATTCAGAAGAGGTTGTTTTGTGGGAGGAAATCGCTGCTAAGATGGGGTGTTTAGGATTTGAAAGGAGTGGTTTAATGTGCAAAGACAAATGGGATACCATTGGTGGTGCATATACCCTAATGAAAACCAAGGAGAGTAACAAAAAGCGAAAGGAGAACTCAAGAGGCTTTGATTATTATCAACCCAATGAGACCATTTTCACTCAAGGACCTGAGACATTGAGACTCCAACCAAATGACGGCTCTTCTCATGCTGTAAGCGATAGTTGCTTTCGCTTCTTCATGGCTGATGGAGATAATAACTTGTGGGAAAACTATGGTCTGAAACTCAGCAACTGA